A portion of the Lolium rigidum isolate FL_2022 chromosome 1, APGP_CSIRO_Lrig_0.1, whole genome shotgun sequence genome contains these proteins:
- the LOC124700488 gene encoding twinkle homolog protein, chloroplastic/mitochondrial-like, whose protein sequence is MAASTSAAAGDSALLLAARRRFPAAFAAAWGHRVRLLHSASATRLPRRAELACCFGTAPAPAAPAAPRSRIVRSDEEKRACEARLGQLVHKLKSEGINMSQWRLGTFQRLLCPQCKGGSTEEQSLSVFIRNDGLNATWTCFRATCGWKGDAQPDGVPKVYQAKRDMGNESDAGNGTDQEVKPNNAVKPYRKLREQDLHLEPLCDELVTYFSERMISPETLRRNNVSQRKWYNKIVIAFTYRRDKVLVGCKYREVSKKFSQEPNTEKILYGLDDIKQARDVIIVEGEIDKLSMEEAGYRNCVSVPDGAPAQVSNKLPDKDHDKKYQYLWNCKEYLDSASRIILATDADPPGQALAEELARRLGKERCWRVSWPKKNETEFCKDANEVLMFLGPQALKKVIEGAELYPIRGLFNFRDFFPEIDNYYLGIHGDELGIPTGWKNMDELYKVVPGELTVVTGVPNSGKSEWIDALLCNINEQCGWKFALCSMENKVRDHARKLLEKHIKKPFFNARYGGSVERISPDEFEEGKQWLNETFHLIRCEDDSLPSINWVLALAKAAVLRHGVRGLVIDPYNELDHQRSPNQNETEYVSQILTKIKRFAQHHSCHVWFVAHPRQLQNWNGGPPNMYDISGSAHFINKCDNGIVIHRNRDPDAGPIDVVQVCMKKVRNKVIGQIGDAFLTYDRVTGVYKEADDAIVAKVVKQQIRQKQASQHR, encoded by the exons ATggcggcctccacctccgccgccgcggggGACTcggccctcctcctcgccgcgcgccgccgcttccccgccgccttcgccgccgcgTGGGGCCACCGCGTCCGCCTGCTCCACTCCGCCTCCGCCACCCGCCTCCCCAGGCGGGCCGAGCTCGCCTGCTGCTTCGggaccgcccccgcccccgccgcgcccgccgccccgCGCTCCAGGATCG TGCGCTCGGACGAGGAGAAGAGGGCTTGTGAAGCGCGGCTCGGGCAGCTGGTTCACAAGCTCAAAAGCGAAGGGATAAACATGAGTCAATGGAGGCTCGGGACTTTCCAGCGCCTGCTTTGCCCACAG TGCAAAGGGGGCTCAACTGAGGAACAAAGCCTCAGCGTCTTCATCCGAAATGATGG TTTAAATGCAACATGGACTTGTTTTAGAGCGACTTGTGGCTGGAAAGGCGATGCCCAG CCTGATGGCGTTCCAAAGGTGTACCAAGCAAAAAGGGACATGGGAAATGAATCTGACGCAGGAAATGGAACTGACCAGGAAGTCAAACCAAATAATGCAGTCAAGCCTTACAGGAAACTTCGTGAACAGGACCTGCATCTCGAGCCTCTTTGTGATGAG CTTGTGACATACTTTTCAGAAAGAATGATATCTCCCGAAACACTTCGAAGGAACAATGTATCACAACGTAAATGGTACAACAAG AttgttattgctttcacctacagaCGTGATAAAGTCCTTGTTGGCTGCAAATACAGGGAAGTCTCTAAGAAATTTTCACAG GAGCCGAACACAGAGAAAATTTTGTATGGTTTGGACGATATAAAGCAAGCACGCGATGTTATCATT GTTGAGGGTGAAATTGATAAACTTTCAATGGAAGAGGCTGGCTATCGTAACTGTGTGAGTGTGCCAGATGGTGCACCAGCACAAGTATCCAACAAACTCCCAGACAAAGACCAT GATAAGAAGTATCAATATCTGTGGAACTGCAAAGAATATCTTGACTCG GCATCTAGAATAATACTGGCAACAGATGCTGATCCTCCAGGGCAGGCCCTTGCTGAAGAACTTGCTCGCCGGCTGGGTAAAGAAAG GTGTTGGAGGGTCAGCTGGCCAAAGAAGAATGAGACAGAATTTTGCAAAGATGCGAATGAG GTACTTATGTTCTTAGGACCACAAGCATTGAAAAAGGTTATAGAAGGTGCAGAACTGTACCCTATAAGAGGTCTCTTCAACTTCAGAGATTtcttccctgagatcgataattaTTATCTAGGAATTCATGGGGATGAGCTTGGAATTCCTACTGGTTGGAAAAATATGGATGAGCTTTATAAG GTTGTTCCTGGGGAGTTGACTGTAGTAACAGGAGTACCGAATTCTGGCAAAAGTGAATGGATTGATGCATTGCTGTGCAATATAAACGAGCAGTGTGGATGGAAATTTGCACTATGCTCAATGGAAAACAAG GTCAGAGACCATGCCAGGAAACTATTGGAGAAGCATATTAAGAAACCATTCTTTAATGCTAG ATATGGGGGCTCTGTGGAACGGATAAGTCCGGATGAATTTGAAGAAGGCAAACAATGGTTGAATGAGACATTCCATCTGATTCG GTGTGAAGATGATAGTCTTCCATCCATTAATTGGGTTCTTGCTCTTGCTAAAGCTGCTGTTCTAAGACATGGAGTACGTGGTCTTGTGATTGATCCTTATAATGAGCTCGACCATCAGCGCTCTCCAAATCA AAATGAGACAGAATACGTCAGCCAGATTCTTACGAAGATTAAGCGCTTTGCTCAACATCATTCATGTCATGTATGGTTTGTTGCGCACCCTAGGCAG CTTCAAAACTGGAATGGTGGACCACCTAATATGTATGACATCAGTGGAAGCGCACATTTCATAAACAAATGTGATAACGGGATTGTCATCCACCGAAACAGGGACCCAGATGCTGGCCCTATTGATGTCGTGCAG GTCTGTATGAAGAAGGTACGGAACAAGGTGATAGGGCAAATTGGTGATGCTTTCTTGACGTATGACCG GGTTACTGGTGTATACAAGGAGGCTGATGATGCCATTGTAGCAAAGGTCGTCAAGCAGCAGATAAGGCAGAAACAGGCAAGTCAGCACCGCTGA
- the LOC124684440 gene encoding patellin-4, with protein sequence MGVEVVTGGAVEAVAPAKEVSVAVAPGAAAVAKNTSFREESNRLGDLKDGERKALAELRAKVEEAIVEGKLFDLEDTTAATASSKVKVEKKKKEKKEGKKKKEKVAEEKKAEVDVKVEVAAAATEEKKTEEEAVEEKKAEEAKVEEATEEKKEEATAEPAEEKKQEEEAATAEDAGEAEKADTAAPAAAVVVDKDVALWGVPLLPSKGDEATDVVLLKFLRARDFKAGAAFEMLRRTLRWRRDWTTLPSASATSSSSDAVPEGACRLDGADREGHPVCYNALGVFADDAVYRAALGDGEGRARFLRWRVSAMESHVAQLDFAPGGAASLLQVTDLKGSPGPARKDFRVAIRQVVDLFQDNYPELVARNILINVPFSYYAFSTLFYPFLTQRTKSKFVVARPSKVTETLLKYIPIEAIPVKYGGLKRDGDTEFSAEDAEIAEVVVKASSTETIEIEATEGDTTLTWDLTVLGWEVGYKEEFVPSDEGSYTIVVSKGRKMGAAEEAVRNSFRAGEPGKVVITVENATRGKKKVMFRHKAKSSSAKKC encoded by the exons ATGGGTGTGGAGGTCGTCACCGGCGGGGCTGTGGAGGCGGTGGCGCCGGCGAAGGAGGTGAGCGTGGCGGTGGCGCCGGGCGCGGCTGCCGTCGCCAAGAACACGTCGTTTAGGGAGGAGAGCAACCGGTTAGGTGATCTGAAGGACGGCGAGAGGAAGGCGCTCGCCGAGCTCCGCGCCAAGGTCGAGGAGGCCATCGTGGAGGGCAAGCTGTTCGACCTCGAggacaccaccgccgccaccgctagcagCAAGGTGaaggtggagaagaagaagaaggagaagaaggaggggaagaagaagaaggagaaggtggcGGAGGAGAAGAAAGCTGAGGTGGACGtcaaggtggaggtggcggcggcggcgaccgaggAGAAGAAAACGGAGGAGGAAGCCGTTGAGGAGAAGAAGGCAGAGGAAGCCAAGGTGGAGGAGGCCACtgaggagaagaaagaggaggccaCCGCCGAGCCGGCCGAAGAGAagaagcaggaggaggaggcggccacggCGGAGGACGCCGGCGAGGCCGAAAAGGCAGACACAGcagccccggcggcggcggtcgtcgTCGACAAGGACGTCGCCCTGTGGGGCGTGCCGCTGCTGCCGAGCAAGGGCGACGAGGCAACCGACGTGGTCCTCCTCAAGTTCCTCCGCGCGCGCGACTTCAAGGCGGGCGCCGCCTTCGAGATGCTCCGCAGGACCCTGCGCTGGCGCCGGGACTGGACGACCctcccctccgcctccgccacctcctcctcctccgacgccgtGCCGGAGGGCGCGTGCCGCCTGGACGGCGCGGACCGGGAGGGCCACCCGGTGTGCTACAACGCGCTGGGCGTCTTCGCGGACGACGCCGTGTACAGGGCCGCGCTCGGGGACGGCGAGGGCAGGGCGCGGTTCCTCCGCTGGCGGGTGAGCGCCATGGAGAGCCATGTTGCCCAGCTCGACTTCGCGCCCGGCGGCGCCGCGTCGCTGCTGCAGGTGACGGACCTGAAGGGCTCGCCGGGGCCGGCTAGGAAGGACTTCCGCGTCGCCATCCGGCAGGTCGTCGACCTCTTCCAGGACAACTACCCCGAGCTCGTCGCAAGAAAC ATTCTGATCAACGTGCCGTTCTCGTACTACGCGTTCAGCACCCTCTTCTACCCGTTCCTGACGCAGAGGACCAAGAGCAAGTTCGTCGTCGCCCGCCCATCTAAGGTCACCGAGACGCTCCTCAA GTACATTCCGATCGAGGCCATCCCGGTGAAGTACGGCGGGCTGAAGCGCGACGGCGACACCGAGTTCTCCGCCGAGGACGCCGAAATCGCCGAGGTCGTCGTCAAGGCGAGCTCCACCGAGACCATCGAGATCGAGGCCACCGAG GGGGACACCACGCTGACATGGGACCTGACGGTGCTGGGGTGGGAGGTGGGCTACAAGGAGGAGTTCGTGCCCAGCGACGAGGGCTCCTACACCATCGTTGTCAGCAAGGGCAGGAAGATGGGCGCCGCCGAGGAGGCGGTGCGCAACTCGTTCCGCGCCGGCGAGCCCGGGAAGGTGGTGATCACCGTGGAGAACGCGACGCGCGGGAAGAAGAAGGTGATGTTCAGGCACAAGGCCAAGAGCTCCTCCGCCAAGAAGTGCTGA